GTTTTGGAAGAGATTGTCTCAAGAACCAGTTTGAAAGTGGACTTTGGGGGCGGACTCAAAAGCGATGAAGATGTGAAGATTGCCTTTGAGTGTGGTGCACAACAGATAACGGGCGGCAGCATTGCCGTTAAAGATAAAGACACTTTTTTGCACTGGCTTGAAACATACGGTCCTGACAAGATCATTCTGGGGGCCGATGCCAAGGATGGAAAAGTAGCCGTATCTGGCTGGCAAGAAGATTCCAATGAAAAACTGATACCCTTCATTAAATCCTACCAAGAAAAGGGAATCAACTATGTGATTTGCACGGATATCTCAAAAGATGGCATGTTGCAGGGCCCATCGTTTGATTTGTATGCCGAAATTATTGCGGCGACCAAAACACACCGAACTGAGATCGGCCCCAGTGGCGTAGAGGATTTTGAGGAGATTGGAATTCACCTTATTGCAAGTGGCGGTATCTCAAACATTGATGAGCTGCCAAAGCTCAAGGGAATAGGATGCGAAGGAGTGATAATAGGAAAGGCCATTTATGAAGGAAATATTACTTTAAAGCAATTGGAAGATTTTGTTTAATATGTTGGCAAAAAGAATCATACCGTGCTTGGATATCAAGGATGGCCGAACGGTCAAAGGGGTGAACTTTGTGAATTTGCGCGATGCGGGCGACCCCGTGGAGCTCGGCCAATTTTATGCCGAACAAGGGGCCGATGAACTGGTGTTTTTAGATATTTCGGCAACAGAGGAAAAGCGGCGAACGCTGGCCGAACTGGTCTATCATGTAGCGGAAAAGGTCGATATTCCTTTTACGGTCGGTGGTGGTATATCATCGGTTGATGATGTGGGAATGCTCTTGAAGAATGGGGCCGATAAGGTTTCCATCAACTCCTCGGCCGTGAAGAACCCTGATTTGATCAATGAACTGGTGGCGAAGTTTGGCTCGCAATGTATTGTGGTTGCCATAGATGCCAAACAGATAGGCGGAGAATGGAAAGTGCATTTGGTGGGTGGCAAGGTACCCACTGATCTCGATTTGTTCGAGTGGGCGAAAGAAGTCGAAAAACGTGGCGCGGGCGAGATATTGTTTACCTCGATGAACCACGATGGCACCAAAAACGGTTTTGCGAATGAGGCCCTGGCCAAGTTGTCCGATTTGGTGAACATACCCAT
This portion of the Flagellimonas lutaonensis genome encodes:
- the hisF gene encoding imidazole glycerol phosphate synthase subunit HisF, yielding MLAKRIIPCLDIKDGRTVKGVNFVNLRDAGDPVELGQFYAEQGADELVFLDISATEEKRRTLAELVYHVAEKVDIPFTVGGGISSVDDVGMLLKNGADKVSINSSAVKNPDLINELVAKFGSQCIVVAIDAKQIGGEWKVHLVGGKVPTDLDLFEWAKEVEKRGAGEILFTSMNHDGTKNGFANEALAKLSDLVNIPIIASGGAGNMKHFADTFIDGKADAALAASVFHFKEIAIKDLKKELKQRGIPVRI
- a CDS encoding HisA/HisF-related TIM barrel protein; its protein translation is MTLKKNQSESAGYGVPPLGARGLRIIPAIDIIEGKCVRLTKGDYDTKKVYNEHPLEVAKQFEAHGIQYLHLVDLDGAKSKHIVNYRVLEEIVSRTSLKVDFGGGLKSDEDVKIAFECGAQQITGGSIAVKDKDTFLHWLETYGPDKIILGADAKDGKVAVSGWQEDSNEKLIPFIKSYQEKGINYVICTDISKDGMLQGPSFDLYAEIIAATKTHRTEIGPSGVEDFEEIGIHLIASGGISNIDELPKLKGIGCEGVIIGKAIYEGNITLKQLEDFV